In one Juglans regia cultivar Chandler chromosome 11, Walnut 2.0, whole genome shotgun sequence genomic region, the following are encoded:
- the LOC109005229 gene encoding CBL-interacting serine/threonine-protein kinase 5-like, with translation MEEKRNILFGKYEMGRLLGKGTFAKVYYGKEMVAGESVAIKVINKDQVVKKEGMMEQIKREISVMRLVRHPNVVELKEVMATKTKIFFIMEYVRGGELFAKVARGKLKEDSARNYFQQLISAVDFCHSRGVSHRDLKPENLLLDENENLKISDFGLSALPEQLRNDGLLHTQCGTPAYVAPEVLKRKGYDGSKADIWSCGVILYVLLAGFLPFQDENLMRMYSKIFKSQFEFPLWFSCESKRLISKLLVPDPDRRITIPAIMRVPWFRKGITRPVRPVAAIEIIKETTQSEAVGDNHDRAPPKTPSFFNAFQLIASMSSGFDLSSLFEEKRKVGSMFTSRCAVASIVAKIESVAKGLSFRVAKAKDFKVRFEAPIDGRKGRLAVTAEVFEVAPEVAIVQFSKSAGDTLEYAKFFEDSVRPALKDIVWTWQDDSICNALDG, from the coding sequence ATGGAGGAGAAGAGAAATATATTGTTTGGGAAATATGAGATGGGAAGGCTGTTGGGCAAAGGGACTTTTGCCAAGGTCTACTACGGcaaagaaatggtggccggcgAGAGCGTGGCGATCAAAGTCATAAACAAGGACCAGGTGGTGAAAAAAGAGGGCATGATGGAGCAGATAAAGCGCGAGATCTCGGTCATGCGCCTGGTCCGACACCCCAACGTGGTGGAGCTCAAGGAAGTCATGGCCACCAAGACCAAGATCTTTTTCATCATGGAGTACGTCCGCGGCGGCGAGCTCTTTGCCAAGGTTGCCAGGGGCAAGCTCAAGGAGGACTCGGCCCGCAACTACTTCCAGCAGCTGATCAGCGCAGTCGATTTCTGCCATAGCAGAGGCGTCTCCCACCGAGATCTCAAACCTGAAAACCTCTTACTCGATGAGAACGAGAACCTCAAGATTTCCGACTTCGGCCTGTCCGCTTTGCCCGAACAGCTGCGCAACGACGGGCTCCTCCACACGCAGTGTGGCACTCCGGCGTACGTGGCCCCGGAGGTCTTGAAGCGGAAAGGATACGACGGGTCCAAGGCCGATATTTGGTCCTGTGGAGTGATCCTATACGTACTGCTAGCTGGGTTTCTTCCTTTTCAGGACGAGAATCTTATGAGAATGTATAGCAAAATCTTTAAATCCCAGTTCGAGTTCCCCCTTTGGTTTTCGTGCGAGTCGAAGCGATTGATCTCCAAGCTCCTCGTCCCCGACCCAGATAGACGCATCACGATCCCGGCCATAATGCGCGTCCCTTGGTTCCGCAAAGGGATAACGAGGCCGGTTCGACCGGTCGCTGCCATTGAGATTATCAAAGAAACAACGCAATCAGAAGCCGTGGGGGATAATCACGATCGTGCGCCTCCGAAGACTCCAAGTTTCTTCAACGCGTTCCAGCTCATAGCCTCAATGTCGTCCGGGTTCGACTTGTCGAGCCTGTTCGAGGAGAAGCGGAAGGTGGGGTCGATGTTCACGTCGAGGTGCGCGGTCGCGTCGATTGTGGCGAAAATTGAGTCGGTGGCTAAGGGGCTGAGCTTCCGGGTGGCGAAAGCAAAGGACTTTAAGGTGAGATTTGAAGCCCCCATAGACGGGCGCAAGGGGAGGCTGGCCGTCACGGCCGAGGTGTTCGAGGTGGCCCCCGAGGTTGCCATCGTGCAGTTCTCCAAGTCCGCGGGTGACACTTTGGAGTACGCCAAGTTTTTCGAAGACAGTGTCAGGCCTGCTTTGAAAGACATCGTCTGGACATGGCAAGATGACAGTATCTGTAACGCCTTGGATGGATGA
- the LOC108981782 gene encoding uncharacterized protein LOC108981782, translating into MFMWRAGNDLLATKKNLFVRKISDDSMCPICLQEEESVMHVLWYCPAANDVWAGFLKIVQKWKIQEETNLLSLWESLTKKLHKTEMEAIAAIMRSLWIRRNVFIFEQKFTSPSSVIRSAKDFLNEFQQVQTQSMGQGGNNSAMGGEKKWLPPE; encoded by the coding sequence atgtttatgTGGAGGGCAGGTAATGATTTGTTGGCTacaaagaagaatttatttgttAGGAAGATTAGTGATGACTCAATGTGTCCAATATGCCTCCAAGAGGAAGAATCTGTAATGCATGTTCTCTGGTATTGCCCTGCTGCCAATGATGTGTGGGCGGGGTTCCTAAAAATAGTGCAGAAATGGAAGATACAAGAAGAAACAAATTTACTGAGCTTATGGGAGAGTTTGACTAAAAAGCTCCATAAAACTGAAATGGAAGCAATAGCTGCCATAATGAGGAGTCTGTGGATCAgaagaaatgttttcatttttgaacAGAAGTTCACCAGTCCTAGCAGTGTTATTAGATCAGCAAAAGATTTTTTGAATGAGTTTCAACAGGTCCAAACTCAGTCAATGGGACAAGGGGGAAACAACAGTGCAATGGGAGGTGAGAAAAAATGGCTTCCACCAGAATAG
- the LOC109005228 gene encoding WRKY transcription factor 18-like — protein sequence MESSSLQHTSLDLNLNPFRPMKEEVPKKELAGVLARADDHQKEPIKEEAGFLAEEFDRISSENKKLTEMLAHMRENYNALQSHLMNLESNNSNKEYLVIPRKRKLADQRTDDPYGNIGVQGNIECSSCSDEESCKRSKELSYSNAKVSRVCVRTDASNTNLAVKDGYQWRKYGQKVTRDNPSPRAYFRCSYAPNCPVKKKVQRSVEDPSVLVATYEGEHNHMMPPSRAELSLGSSQCANLGSVSSVSSMRSSSRPTVTLDLIQTGLSEISNKNSIEGVEGSTFQQFLLQQMASSLTRDPKFTAALATAISGRILDFTLN from the exons ATGGAATCATCCAGCTTGCAGCATACTTCTCTCGACCTCAACCTTAATCCCTTCCGGCCCATGAAAGAAGAAGTTCCG AAGAAAGAGCTTGCAGGAGTTTTGGCTCGGGCTGATGATCATCAGAAAGAACCGATTAAAGAAGAG GCTGGCTTTTTGGCCGAGGAGTTCGATCGGATAAGCTCCGAGAACAAGAAGCTGACCGAAATGCTAGCTCACATGCGCGAAAATTACAATGCTTTGCAAAGCCATTTGATGAATCTCGAGAGCAATAACTCCAATAAAGAATATCTCGTTATACCGAGGAAGAGAAAGCTGGCTGATCAGAGAACTGATGACCCCTATGGGAATATTGGAGTTCAGGGAAATATTGAGTGCAGTTCATGTAGTGATGAAGAGTCATGTAAAAGGTCAAAGGAGTTAAGTTACTCTAATGCAAAGGTTTCAAGGGTTTGTGTACGGACTGATGCATCCAATACGAACCTA GCTGTAAAGGATGGATATCAGTGGAGAAAATATGGTCAAAAGGTCACTAGAGATAACCCATCTCCAAGAGCTTATTTTAGGTGCTCCTATGCACCGAACTGTCCAGTCAAGAAGAAG GTGCAAAGAAGTGTTGAAGATCCATCCGTTTTGGTAGCTACCTATGAAGGAGAACACAACCACATGATGCCCCCGTCTCGAGCCGAATTATCATTAGGCTCGAGTCAATGTGCAAACCTTGGTTCTGTTAGCTCAGTATCATCCATGAGATCATCTTCACGTCCTACAGTAACCCTTGATTTGATCCAAACTGGGTTGTCTGAAATTAGTAACAAAAACTCCATCGAAGGAGTTGAAGGATCAACTTTCCAACAGTTTTTACTCCAACAAATGGCTTCTTCCTTGACAAGGGATCCCAAATTCACAGCAGCACTTGCCACCGCCATTTCGGGAAGAATATTGGACTTTACTCTAAATTGA